A region of Saccopteryx leptura isolate mSacLep1 chromosome X, mSacLep1_pri_phased_curated, whole genome shotgun sequence DNA encodes the following proteins:
- the LOC136386276 gene encoding histone H2A-Bbd type 1-like, whose protein sequence is MGHSQKNAADITSGKRRDRHHPKKHATSRRARAELQFPVSRVDRHLRGGHYAERLSSLTPVFLAGILEYLVAYLLELASKEADNRHGGRITSQDMKRMVENNLQQLHGLLSRTPVLEMTGFLHPGRRSDARVPEPADLHNSLI, encoded by the coding sequence ATGGGCCACTCCCAGAAAAATGCAGCAGACATCACGTCTGGGAAAAGAAGAGACCGGCACCATCCTAAGAAGCATGCCACCTCCCGCAGAGCCAGAGCCGAGCTGCAATTCCCTGTGAGTCGTGTGGACCGCCACCTGCGAGGTGGTCACTATGCTGAACGCCTGTCCTCGTTGACGCCTGTTTTCCTCGCTGGCATCCTCGAGTACTTGGTGGCCTACCTCCTGGAGCTGGCGAGCAAGGAGGCTGACAACCGTCACGGGGGGCGCATCACCTCACAGGACATGAAGAGAATGGTAGAAAACAACCTGCAGCAGCTCCACGGCCTTTTGAGCAGGACACCTGTACTTGAGATGACGGGATTCCTTCACCCAGGAAGAAGAAGTGATGCCCGGGTCCCAGAGCCTGCAGACCTCCACAACAGCCTCATCTAG
- the LOC136386275 gene encoding histone H2A-Bbd type 1-like, whose translation MGQSQSQENAADITPRERRDRHQRQKRAPSRTPRAELQISVSHVDRHLRSGRYARRRSSVTPVFLAGILEFVVSYILELMSKEADNHHRGRITSQDLVRVAERNPLLRSLFQLDT comes from the coding sequence ATGGGCCAATCCCAATCCCAGGAAAATGCAGCAGACATCACTCCTAGGGAAAGAAGAGACCGGCACCAACGTCAGAAGCGTGCCCCCTCCCGCACACCAAGAGCCGAGCTGCAAATCTCTGTGAGTCACGTGGACCGCCACCTGCGAAGTGGTCGCTATGCTAGGCGCCGGTCCTCCGTTACCCCTGTTTTCCTCGCTGGCATTCTTGAGTTCGTGGTGTCCTACATCCTGGAGCTGATGAGCAAGGAGGCTGACAACCATCACAGGGGGCGCATCACCTCACAAGACTTGGTGAGAGTAGCAGAAAGAAACCCGTTGCTGCGCAGCCTCTTCCAGCTTGACACCTAA